The following DNA comes from Triticum aestivum cultivar Chinese Spring chromosome 3D, IWGSC CS RefSeq v2.1, whole genome shotgun sequence.
TCTCGTGCTTCTCGAAGGCTGGGAGCTTGGATTCGGTCATGAAGCTCTTTAACCGCATGAAGGAGGCCGGCATCGTGCCAGACCGGAAGGTGTACAATGCAGTTGTGCACGCGCTCGCTAAGGGACGGTGTGTGGACGAGGCAAGGGCTCTTGTCCGGAGCATGGAGGAGAAGGGGGTTACACCGGACACGGCCACTTACAACTCCCTCATTCGGCCTCTTTGCAAGGCTCGTCAGGTCCAGGAGGCAAGGGAGATGTTTGATGAGATGGTAGGAAGGGGGCTGTTGGCATCAGTGAGGACATTCCATGCATTGTTCGATGTTGCTACGAGCCCCACTGAGGTCTTTGATCTGTTGGATAAGATGAAGACACTGCATTGCGAGCCAGAGATGGACACTTATATTATGTTGATCCGGAAGTTCTGCAGGTGGAAGCAGCACGACAGTGTGGAGAAACTGTGGAACGCAATGCCTGCAAACGGGCTGACCCCTGATCGGAGTGCGTACATTGTGTTCATACATGGATTGTTCCTGAATGGGAAGCTAGAGGAAGCTGCAAAGTATTATGAGGAGATGAAAGCCAAGGGATTTTCACCTGAGGAGAAGACTGAATCAATGATACAGGCGTGGCGTTCAGGCAGAGAGCTCGCCAAGGCGTCAGCTTCTGCCGGTTCAAGAAGTGGTTCGGTGTCTCTCAAAGTAACTCGTAGAGAGTGGTAAAGATGAAGACCACTTGGAAGTGATCTATAGAAACAGACATGGGTGTCGTTTTGGAGTAACTGGTAAACTTTGGAGAGAGATTATTTGGTTATTCCTAAAGATGAGTCTGATTACCCTTGAGTGATCTTCATCTACGTTGTTGTGGCCGGTTTGGTCAAGGAAGCCACGCTTGCAAGGGCCCTGACTTTCGTTAAGAGTTGTCAGCCATGACCTCAGCTGAGGGTATGCTGTTCGGTTTCCTTTGTTCAAGTCTGTATCAAACTTTCTTCCTTCTAATAGAATGGGCAGAGCTCTGCCGTATTCGAAAGTAGTATGTTTGCCCAGTTATTTTCATTCTCACTAGATTGCTTGGTTGTAGGTTGGAATTAGAAAGTGCAAACTATGGTTTATCCTGTTTAAACTTGGATAGGCATCACTTTGCTGTAACCCTTCTTTTGTagctcatactccctccgtccgaaaaagcttgtccctcaaatggatgtatctagcaccaagttagtgctagatacatccatttgagggacaagtttgggacaagctttttcggacagagggagtagtttgtaCTGGGTACATGTTCAATGATTGGTTCACAACATATAATGACTGTCCACCATATTCATACTGGTCCGACTCGCATACTTTCGCATAATAATATGGGCAGATATTTTAGCTTTACAAAATATAATGACGAATACAGCTCATTTCATATGGTTTGatactaaatactccctccgttcctaaatataagtcttttaagagattccattacaaactacatacggatatatatagacatgttttagactttagattcactcattttgctccgtatgtagtccatggtggaatctctaaatagacttatactccctccgttcctaaatacaagtctttttagagattccactacaaactacatacggatgtatatagacatattttagagtgtaggttcactcattttgctccgtatgtagtctataatggaatctctagaaagacttatatttaggaacggaggaagtatttaggaacggagggagtacacattttcAGTATGTATCTGTATTCAATATTAGCAGTTACATTTTCATGCTTACAACAATTCCATTAGTTTACTGGCATATTCACATGTAACCATTTAGTGACCACTGATCCCACTGCAGAATCCGCCGCTGTCTGAAGCTTTAGGTTACAATTTTCTTCTTGGCAAACATATTTTTCTCTTTCTGTCAGCTAGCCATTGCAACCTTTCTGATAGCATTAATTCAGTGCATGTGCACACTAAATAGTCCAGCTACAGGAGCACATTGGATCGAAGCTGGAGCGGGTTGCTGCCAGCCTGCTTGTAATCAATGAATCTGTTGATTCTGAGGTGAGCGTCTACCAGAATTCCAGTTATATCTGATCAGTTAGGTGTTATTTTCTCTGCTATCACGCGGCTTCAGTTAGGCCTAGTGGCTAGTGGATTTGATCATACCGACGATAATATGGTATGAGCCAAAAATTTATCTTCGCATGTGATGTTTCAAGACCTTTCTGTAATATCCTGTAGGATATCCCTGCTAACAGCAAGTGGCTTGTTCTGTCAGTTGTCACTACATATATCCTGATCTCTGTTATGCAGTCCAGTCTCCAAAAGATGGTGTTGATGCAAGTTGCTTTAGATTTTGTTGATAAGACGATGACTGGTAATGGATACAGTTATGGTGAAAACAACTTGCTTTCTCTGTACAAGCTACAGCCAACTGAGCCATGCTTGTCATGCTAGTGCCCACTGTCAATTTCATGGCATCTTATAGCTGCTAGCCTGCAAGTGTCGCTAACTCATATGACTCATGATGCAGACTAACATGGTGCATGATCACGTCCCAACTTTAACCGATAGCTGCGTGGTCGACTACCAGTTGCAGTCTGCCTGTTCATGTATGCACTGAATGTTACCATTATACTGTTAATATCTGAACCCACTGTAACCAAATTCGGATAAACACTGAATATATTTTTGAAAACAATTGGAAGAGGTGAAAAATGAAATATCAGCTGTGAAATAATCATatattacctccgtcccaaattacttgtttctagatacagatgtatctaacactaaaactgTCTATATACGTCcggtctagatacatccgtatctagacaaatccaagacaagtaatacaggacggagggagtatatgtttcaGATTGATCAAGGGTCAGAAGAACAAGTTTGGTGTTTAGGCTTGATATTATTATGAGAATAAAACCACATGTTTGTTCAGAATACCAAATTTACAGATCGAAACCAAAGAATAAATACTGCTACAAGCCTACCACCACATCTTCAGAATCATGCCTGGGAAATTTCTACCTCTTTCTAGTTCAACAAAGTAAGTATTTGTCTAATCACTTCTATTTCCAATAATTTACACCAGatctttcttgttccatctcagaATGGTGGCAAGATTGTTTGCCACATCGGCCTCATCATCTGCGGCGAGCTCATCGGCTGCAGGTAGCCGCTGCCGTTCTGCCCAGGCATCGTCGCCGGGTTCACCATCTGCCCCATGTTCATATAACAAGTCTGCAGGTCGTCCATACTCAGGCCGGTGAACCAGTCGCTGTCCTccttcaccgtcaccatgccgcccCTCGGCTGCCCCTGCGCCATGTCCATGAAGCCGTGCTGCTGCAGGCCGGAGGCGCTGTCGATCTCCGAGGAGTCGTGCGTCTGGAAGCTGTCAGACATGGCGTCGGTCGCCAACGCGTCCATGACCTCCCCGTTCGGCCCGGCCTCCACAGCCATGTCCTGCTCCACCTTGAGCTTCTCCCAGTTGTTCTTCTTGTTGTACAGCCGGCACAGCACCCATTCGTCCAACTGCAATAGCCGCACATCACAGAAAGAGAAGATCAGTATTCAGTATTGATCGATCAGAATTGTTGGTGAGCAAACTGCAAAGTGGAAGACGCCGGGGTTACCTTGAGGGACCCCTTCTTGCCGGGCGCGCGGTCGGCTTCGGCGATGCGGTACTCGTGCATGATCCAGTCGGTCTTGACGCCCCTGGGCGCCCTGCCGGAGTAGAAGACGAGCGCCTTCTTGATGCCGACCGTCCGGCCGCCGCTCTCCTTGGGCGCCACGGGCTTGTCGGCGCCCGTGGCCTTCCAGTAGCCGGTGCCGGCGGAGCGGTTGGGGCGCGAGCCGTTGGGGTACTTGCGGTCGCGCGGCGTGAAGAAGTACCACTCCCTGCTCCCGAACAGCGCCCTCTCTGCACGAACGCAAAGGTCAGCACGGCACACATTGAACCAAGAAGGAGGAAGGAGAAGAGAAAACAGGGGAGAAGGCGCACCGGGCAGATCCCAGGGGTTGAACTTGTAGAGATCGACCTCGGCGATGATGGGCACGGGCTGCGGCTGGCCGGCCACCTTCCTGCAGAGGTAGTGCACGACGAGCTCGTCGTCCGTGGGGTGGAAGCGGAAGCCCGGCGGCAGGTTGAGCTCCGCCTCCGCGTCCCTCCGCCCGCtgctcccctccgccgccgccgccgccgtcgtcgactcGGCCTTCACCATTGCCGTCATCATTCTCCTCCCCGCGCTCGCTCGCTGCACCACCTCCCAGAAAACCCCGGCCCTCGCGCGGTCGTGCCGCGGTgttggaagagaagagaagagaagagaaaggCGGCTGGTTGTGATACCGCCTCCTGGGACCTGGAGCCTTCTCTTTTGTTGATGGCTCGTTTCCTTGGCGACCAAGTACGTTTGTAGGGTGGGGCGCCCGGGGCGGCTATATACGGGCCCCCGCCCGCGCCACGTGGGCCGTGGCGGGCCCGCGCGTGTCCCCGAGCTGCTCGTGGGCTTCGTTGTTTGGATGAGGAGGACGGCCATGCGCTGCTGCGCGGAAGTTTCCCGCGGCGACAAGAGTTTGACCCTCCCGACGGCCGGGCTGAAAGGGACGGAAGGGTCAAAAGCGCGCGGGGGCGACATCCGGGAGGGATTTTCCGGCGGGAAAATATATCCCCGCGACCACCCCGGCGGCTCGTCGAATGGCCGTGCGTCTAGGTGGTGCGTCGGCGGGCGCGGGCTGGTCCTCTGTGTTCTGGACCTCTCATCTGCATTGCGGCACGTGCGGATTGTGCTTCTTGGCTGTGAGCTGCGGCAGCCATGAACGAACGTACGAGGACACGAGGTTACGATCGGCGCATGACATGCATGAAGGTTTTCCATCGCGCCTTGGATTTTTCTCCGGGGAAAACTTTTAAAGGTTGAGGGATCACGCTAGCTATCTAGAACGCTAGATGGCCCTTCGAAGATGCCATTGTTTAGTTTCAGCCTATAAACGTGGAAAAAAAAACGTGGATATGAACCATCCTTTACGACGGGTAGCTTAAACATGAGGGAACGCAAGCGTGCCTGTTATGTTTATAGTTAAGTGACCcattgcgaaccaacctgtggttggatggttagagggacagtgttatccccaacccaccaggattCAAGTCCGCTTTTCGTGGGAGGAGACGATTCAGTCGACGACGAGACGCGTatagtgacttcgtaaatctcaagatgatatgccagctCGGTCTCTTGAAAGTGCTTATAGGAGTagagtgtgcatgtgtgcgttcgtAGGGCTGGGTGTATGCGCATATGTATGAGCGTTTGCGTCTGTACTATGTGCTTTTGTAGGCTAAATTTAAAAAAGAAAAACGTCAATGGAGCATAAGATATTTTTTGATagtttaatatggactacatacagattgAAACGAGTAACAAACACATTAAAACGTGTCTACGTACATCTAGGTTACAACATCTTATGTTCATGAACGAAGGAAGTACATACGACATTTGTATTGCGTATAACATGGATTATTGCCGTCCTATAACATAGTTAATTCCCATGTCGGACACAGAAGGATATGCTTGGAACACTATTTATCTTCGCAATTCATAATTCTCATGTCGATCGACAGAACAGAAGGATATGCTTAGAACATCACAACATTTAAACAATTCAAGTTCCTCGAAAAGAAATTTTAAACAAT
Coding sequences within:
- the LOC123079548 gene encoding NAC domain-containing protein 68, whose translation is MENLHACHAPIVTSCPRTFVHGCRSSQPRSTIRTCRNADERSRTQRTSPRPPTHHLDARPFDEPPGWSRGYIFPPENPSRMSPPRAFDPSVPFSPAVGRVKLLSPRETSAQQRMAVLLIQTTKPTSSSGTRAGPPRPTWRGRGPVYSRPGRPTLQTYLVAKETSHQQKRRLQVPGGGITTSRLSLLFSSLPTPRHDRARAGVFWEVVQRASAGRRMMTAMVKAESTTAAAAAEGSSGRRDAEAELNLPPGFRFHPTDDELVVHYLCRKVAGQPQPVPIIAEVDLYKFNPWDLPERALFGSREWYFFTPRDRKYPNGSRPNRSAGTGYWKATGADKPVAPKESGGRTVGIKKALVFYSGRAPRGVKTDWIMHEYRIAEADRAPGKKGSLKLDEWVLCRLYNKKNNWEKLKVEQDMAVEAGPNGEVMDALATDAMSDSFQTHDSSEIDSASGLQQHGFMDMAQGQPRGGMVTVKEDSDWFTGLSMDDLQTCYMNMGQMVNPATMPGQNGSGYLQPMSSPQMMRPMWQTILPPF